A genomic window from Gossypium hirsutum isolate 1008001.06 chromosome D12, Gossypium_hirsutum_v2.1, whole genome shotgun sequence includes:
- the LOC107945283 gene encoding cationic amino acid transporter 5-like produces MSYIGKEDEVQQRPYWRWSKVDFLPEESFQNWNTYLSALSQIYSRFNDRLLSRSDDANEITQLRKQSENDMKRCLTWWDLTWFGFGSVIGAGIFVLTGQEAHRHAGPAIVLSYVASGISAMLSVFCYSEFAVEIPVAGGSFAYLRIELGDFVAFITAGNILLESIVGGAAVARAWTSYFATLLNRQPDSLRIPKGNYLLGPIAVAVLAIAATIAMISTKKTSQLNWIATALNTLVILFVLIAGFAHANTSNLTPFLPHGAKGIFQAAAIVYFAYGGFDSIATMAEETKNPSRDIPLGLLGSMSIITVVYCLMALSLSMMQKYTEIDPNAAYSMAFRSVGMK; encoded by the coding sequence ATGAGTTACATTGGGAAAGAAGATGAGGTTCAACAACGACCTTACTGGAGATGGAGCAAAGTTGATTTCTTGCCTGAAGAATCATTCCAAAATTGGAACACCTACCTATCTGCACTCTCACAAATATATTCCCGATTCAATGACCGCCTTCTAAGCCGCTCGGATGATGCAAACGAGATAACACAACTTCGTAAACAAAGTGAAAATGACATGAAACGTTGCCTCACTTGGTGGGATCTTACCTGGTTTGGATTTGGGTCGGTTATTGGAGCAGGCATCTTCGTGCTCACTGGCCAAGAAGCTCATCGTCATGCTGGACCTGCCATTGTCTTGTCCTATGTTGCCTCAGGTATTTCAGCAATGCTTTCTGTATTCTGCTATTCTGAGTTTGCAGTAGAGATCCCTGTGGCAGGTGGGTCATTTGCTTATTTAAGAATTGAATTAGGAGATTTTGTGGCCTTCATCACTGCTGGAAATATACTTCTTGAAAGCATTGTTGGAGGTGCAGCTGTTGCCAGAGCATGGACTTCTTACTTCGCCACTCTCTTAAACCGTCAGCCCGACTCACTTCGTATCCCTAAGGGAAATTATCTCTTGGGCCCGATTGCAGTTGCAGTTTTGGCAATTGCTGCAACCATTGCAATGATTAGCACAAAGAAAACTTCTCAATTGAATTGGATAGCCACTGCACTGAACACTTTAGTGATCTTGTTCGTGCTAATTGCTGGCTTTGCTCATGCCAACACGTCAAATTTGACACCCTTTTTACCCCATGGAGCCAAAGGGATCTTCCAAGCAGCGGCTATTGTTTACTTTGCTTATGGTGGATTCGATAGCATTGCTACCATGGCTGAAGAAACAAAAAACCCTTCAAGAGACATACCATTAGGATTACTTGGATCAATGTCAATCATCACTGTCGTATATTGCTTGATGGCATTGTCCCTAAGCATGATGCAGAAATACACAGAAATAGACCCAAACGCCGCCTATTCTATGGCATTTCGGAGtgttggaatgaaatga
- the LOC121224513 gene encoding cationic amino acid transporter 5, which translates to MTTVLLVGALGQARYTTHIARAHMIPPWFALVHPKTGTPINATLLMTISSGLIAFFSSLDVLASLLSVSTLFIFMMMAVALLVRRYYVREVTPGINQLKLVIFLLVIIASSMGTSAYWGLRPNGWVGYVVTIPLWFLGTMGISIFLPQQRTPKVWGVPLVPWLPSLSVAINIFLMGSLGPPAFIRFGICTVAMLVYYTLVGVHATYDMAHQQQKLDALKVKNEDEDEEEKA; encoded by the coding sequence ATGACCACTGTCCTTCTGGTAGGAGCCCTTGGGCAGGCACGATATACTACTCATATTGCACGAGCACACATGATCCCACCATGGTTCGCGCTTGTCCACCCAAAGACTGGAACACCAATAAACGCGACGCTTTTGATGACCATTTCAAGTGGTCTCATTGCATTTTTCTCAAGCTTGGATGTCTTAGCAAGCTTGCTATCTGTGAGCACTCTATTCATATTCATGATGATGGCTGTAGCACTACTTGTGAGGAGATACTATGTGAGGGAAGTCACACCAGGAATAAACCAGCTGAAGCTTGTAATATTCCTGCTGGTTATCATTGCTTCCTCAATGGGAACTTCAGCCTACTGGGGACTAAGGCCTAATGGATGGGTGGGATACGTTGTAACAATTCCCCTTTGGTTCCTGGGGACTATGGGGATATCAATATTTCTGCCACAGCAGAGGACGCCAAAAGTTTGGGGGGTCCCACTGGTTCCATGGCTTCCATCTTTGTCAGTTGCAATAAATATCTTCCTCATGGGGTCTTTGGGACCTCCAGCTTTTATAAGGTTCGGAATCTGTACGGTGGCAATGCTGGTTTACTACACTCTCGTTGGTGTCCATGCAACTTATGATATGGCCCATCAACAACAAAAACTAGATGCCCTCAAGGTTAAgaatgaagatgaagatgaagaggaGAAAGCTTAG
- the LOC107945281 gene encoding pentatricopeptide repeat-containing protein At3g57430, chloroplastic, whose amino-acid sequence MSSPFLYSPPPTSIPSLQTHQSIPTTTHSLTRQSWTQSLRANTQSNQFHQAILTYVNMTSSGILPDHFAFPAILKAVAALQHLPLANQIHAHVLKYGYGTSFVPVANSLLNVYGKCGDISHVYKVFERIPQSHRDTVSWNSFISALCRFEDWETALEAFRLMLLDDVEPSSFTLVSVAHACSNLPRHHGLRLGKQLHGYSLRMGDIKTFTNNALMAMYSKLGHLNDAKVVFELFEERDLVSWNTMLSSLSQNDMFLEALLLLHRMVLQGLKPDGVTIASVLPACSHLELLVIGKQLHAYALRHDILIDNSFVASALVDMYCNCRKVHSGRRVFDYATEKKTALWNAMITGYAQNELDEEALMLFIEMEAAAGLCPNATTMASIVPACVRSEAFVHKLGIHGYVLKRGLGTDHYVQNALMDLYSRMGNIQIAKTIFDNMDVRDIVSWNTMITGYVICGQHNNALLLLHEMQRVDQEKNESSYEHEKRIPLKPNSITLMTVLPGCATLAALAKGKEIHAYAIRNMLASDVGVGSALVDMYAKCGCLNTSRKVFDTIPCRNLITWNVIIMAYGMHGKGAEALELFNCMVKEVKPNKVTFIAIFAACSHSGMVREGQNLFYRMKDEYGVEPTADHYACIVDLLGRAGQVEEAYKLINDMPLELDKTGAWSSLLGSCRIHQKVEIGEIAARNLFHLEPDVASHYVLLSNIYSSAQLWDKATDIRKRMKEMGVKKEPGCSWIEFDDEVHKFIAGDASHPQSGQLYGFLEILSEKMRKEGYVPDTSCVLHNVDEEEKETLLCGHSEKLAIVFGILNSPPGTTIRVAKNLRVCNDCHEAAKYISRITDREIILRDVRRFHQFRDGRCSCGDYW is encoded by the coding sequence ATGTCCTCCCCTTTCCTGTATTCTCCTCCACCAACTTCAATCCCTTCCCTTCAAACCCACCAATCCATCCCCACAACAACCCACTCACTCACTCGGCAATCATGGACCCAATCTCTCAGAGCCAATACCCAGTCCAACCAATTCCACCAAGCCATTTTAACCTATGTCAACATGACTTCCTCCGGTATCCTACCTGATCACTTCGCTTTCCCCGCTATCCTCAAGGCCGTTGCCGCTCTTCAACACTTGCCCTTGGCAAACCAGATTCATGCTCACGTTCTCAAATATGGCTATGGAACCTCCTTCGTCCCCGTGGCCAATTCCCTGCTCAATGTCTACGGTAAATGTGGGGACATTTCCCATGTCTACAAGGTGTTTGAAAGAATTCCCCAATCCCACAGAGATACCGTTTCTTGGAACTCCTTCATTTCTGCCTTGTGTCGGTTTGAGGACTGGGAAACCGCTTTAGAGGCCTTTAGGTTAATGCTGCTGGATGATGTCGAGCCTAGTTCATTTACGTTGGTGAGCGTTGCACATGCTTGTTCGAATTTGCCCAGGCATCATGGCTTACGTCTAGGAAAGCAGCTTCATGGATACAGCCTGAGAATGGGAGATATCAAGACGTTTACTAATAACGCATTGATGGCCATGTACTCCAAGCTAGGACATCTCAACGACGCCAAGGTGGTATTTGAGTTGTTTGAGGAGCGCGATTTAGTATCATGGAACACCATGTTGAGCTCCTTGTCCCAAAATGATATGTTTTTAGAAGCATTACTCTTATTACACCGCATGGTTCTTCAAGGTCTCAAACCTGATGGTGTCACAATTGCAAGCGTGCTTCCTGCTTGCTCACACTTGGAGCTCTTAGTAATTGGGAAACAGCTTCATGCGTATGCATTGAGACATGATATTCTGATTGACAATTCTTTTGTTGCTAGCGCTTTGGTTGATATGTATTGCAATTGCAGAAAGGTTCACAGTGGTCGCCGAGTCTTTGATTATGCCACAGAGAAAAAAACTGCTCTTTGGAATGCTATGATCACTGGGTATGCGCAAAATGAACTTGATGAGGAAGCCTTGATGCTTTTCATTGAAATGGAAGCAGCTGCTGGGCTCTGTCCCAATGCCACTACAATGGCCAGCATTGTGCCTGCATGCGTGCGCAGTGAAGCATTTGTTCACAAACTAGGGATTCATGGATACGTACTGAAGAGAGGTTTGGGGACAGACCACTATGTGCAAAATGCACTTATGGATTTGTATTCTAGAATGGGGAACATACAAATTGCCAAAACCATATTTGACAACATGGACGTTAGAGATATTGTGTCTTGGAATACAATGATAACTGGTTATGTTATTTGCGGGCAACATAATAATGCACTTCTTCTGCTACATGAAATGCAAAGAGTTGATCAAGAGAAGAATGAAAGTTCTTATGAGCATGAGAAAAGAATCCCCCTTAAACCTAATTCTATAACTCTCATGACAGTCCTTCCAGGTTGTGCCACACTGGCTGCGTTGGCAAAGGGAAAAGAGATCCATGCATATGCCATAAGAAACATGTTAGCATCAGATGTTGGGGTTGGGAGTGCATTGGTAGATATGTATGCAAAATGTGGCTGCCTGAACACATCCAGAAAAGTGTTTGACACCATTCCCTGTCGAAATTTAATTACCTGGAATGTAATTATTATGGCTTATGGCATGCATGGCAAGGGAGCAGAAGCCTTGGAGTTATTCAACTGTATGGTCAAGGAAGTCAAGCCTAATAAAGTTACTTTTATTGCTATATTTGCCGCATGCAGTCACTCGGGGATGGTAAGAGAAGGCCAAAACTTATTTTATCGTATGAAGGATGAGTATGGGGTCGAACCTACAGCAGATCATTATGCTTGCATTGTCGATTTGCTTGGTCGAGCAGGTCAAGTTGAGGAAGCATATAAATTGATCAATGACATGCCCTTGGAATTGGATAAGACAGGTGCTTGGAGTAGTTTGCTTGGTTCTTGCAGGATCCACCAAAAAGTTGAAATCGGTGAAATTGCAGCTAGGAATCTCTTCCACCTAGAACCTGATGTGGCAAGCCACTATGTTTTACTATCCAACATATACTCATCAGCTCAACTATGGGACAAGGCAACAGATATTCGGAAGAGGATGAAAGAAATGGGGGTAAAAAAAGAACCAGGGTGTAGCTGGATTGAGTTCGATGATGAGGTTCATAAGTTTATAGCTGGGGATGCATCACACCCACAAAGCGGGCAACTATATGGATTCCTTGAAATACTGTCAGAAAAGATGAGAAAGGAAGGGTATGTGCCTGATACTTCTTGTGTTCTACATAATGTTGATGAGGAGGAGAAAGAAACTTTGCTTTGTGGGCATAGTGAGAAACTGGCAATAGTCTTTGGCATTCTCAACAGCCCTCCTGGTACCACAATTAGAGTTGCAAAGAACCTTAGAGTTTGTAATGATTGCCATGAGGCTGCTAAATACATCTCAAGGATAACAGATAGGGAAATAATCCTAAGAGATGTGAGGAGGTTTCATCAGTTCAGGGATGGAAGGTGTTCCTGTGGAGATTATTGGTGA